ATATTAAAAAATCGCACATAGAAAGGCCGGAAAAGAAAAAACATTTATTCACCCTGAAGTGCAGCACCTCATAGAAAATCTTAGAAAATAGAAATCATACAAACATTCGAATTTGAAAGTCTGCAGGCTAACAGAACCTCGTCATAACGTTTGGTGCGTCAATAATTAAAATCGCACATGAAAAGGCTAAAAATCAAATTGGCTATAACGGTACGGCTTTGCGATGGCCGGGATTTGAAAACGTAAACAGTCTTGCCGACGTTGAATTTACTTTTTAATAACGAACATCAAGTTTACCGTCTTGCCCGGATATTGCAAAACTATTGTTGGTAGCAGTTGGTTTCGTTAGTCGTAAAGTCGAACTGCCATCAGCAAAATATTCCAAAGAGCAAAAAGGTCGCTTCCTTTGTCAGCATAAAGTATGTAACTATTTTTTTCCTTGTCAACAACTGTCATTTGATGCCATTCTAATTTTTCGCTTTCCCTTAAGTCAACCAACTTATTACTAGAAGCATTGTCAATAACTGTTGGCTTCAGTTCTTGAATGTCTTGAATAATAATTTTAAAGACATCCTTATTGTCATTGCAAATAATTTGTCGGCTGCAAACAAGTGTCCACTTTTTACTCGGACTTGTGAAAAATAAAACTGGTTTTCCTGCCACAAACTTCTCTATGTAAACATTTAAATACTGCTGAACATCTGCTGATAGTTCATTATAAAAGAAAGAATAATTTGTCGGAAAATTATATTTCTTCGCTTTCCAAATTAGCCTGTCTACTAAAAATTCGTCCGTTTTTTTCATTAAGAATTTAAATGCTATTCTTCTATAACTATTCTCTGAGAACCGCCAAATTCAATTGCTACCAACGTAACGGCTTACTGATGGCCGGGAGTTTGAAAACGTAAACAGTCTTGCCGCGATTGAATTTATTTATAAAACCAAGCATCACGTTTACCGTCTGCCCGGTTATTCAGTAAACTATTGTTGCCTGCTGTTTTATGCGTCTAAGTATAAATATTTATTGAACCAGCTTTTATTAATTTTTACAGCAATGATTTTGTCTTTATGAGGTAATTCGTAAGTTGTGTCATACCATTTTTCTTCACCAGAAGTCAAGTTTTTTAATTTAACTCTATCATATGAGTTTGTATTATCTTGATACCAAATATTCACAACCTTGCCAATTGTATATTCTTCTGCATATTTAAGTTGTTTAAAGATTTCGTCCCCATATTTGATAGCTTTTTTCTTTGGCAAGATATTGTAGAGCTGATTAGAATCAAGCTTTTCATTTGAAACAATTGTCTTTATTTCTTCGTCAGTCAATACAAGAAAAGCGCTCGCTTTTTCTTCTCTTGATTGATATAGTCGCCATTCTTTTAGCAGTTGAAACTTTAATTTTTGATAAGGGGTTAATTCTATCTGTTTAGATTCCAATCCCTTCACGAATGAGGTGTTTGTTTCTAAACTTGAAAGTCTTGCAATTTTAGAGGGATCTTCAACAATGTTTAGTGAGTCAAACTTTTTTCTTACTCCGTTAACTTTAATATTATTAATCTCTTCAATTAAGGTTTGATATGCTTCTGGGTCTTCTTTTCGTGATATTAAAATTCCCATTTCAATATTGTGTTGTTGGGAATAGTCATATAAGTTCATAGAACAAATAATCGCTTTTTCTTCATTAAGGTAACATTTGGCGTGCAGGTTGTTTTTCTCTATTACCTTCAAGTCCTCGATTTCTTTTATCCACTCCAATTCTGTTTTCTTAAGTTCGGACTTCCCATAAATAATTACAATTTCAGAAAGTGTCCAAATTTTACTTTTTGTTTTAAGTCGTTCTTGTATTTGAGAATTGACTTTCAAATATGGTGAAACCAAAATTATCTTGTCTTTAGCGTCCTTAATGAGTTTCATTAATTCGCTTGAAATTGCTTGTGTTTCTAAAAATTTAGCCATTAATTGTTTGTTGTGTCATTCTTAGTGGGTGAGAAAATAGCAGGCAACGGTACGGCTTACTGATGGACGGGAGTTTGGAAACGTAAACAGTCTTACCGAGCTTGAATTACTTTGTAAAAATAAATATCACGTTTACCGTCTTACCCGGCTATTAGTAAACCGCTGTTGCAAGCAGGTTTTGGGTCAGTATTGATATTAGCCAAAGAAGCAATGATGTTTATCTTCTTCAACTAGTCTGATGAATTCTTTCAAATTTCTGACCGTCGGTTGTATTGGATAGCTGTGCCATTTTAAGTCAGCTCGCATCCAATAGACCTTCCAATTGTTATTCTTTTTTACATAAGTTGTTTTAGCAAATGGATATTCACAGATTATTTCTGGCTTATCCCATCTAGGTCTAATTTCAAATAAAATTATGCTTTGCCCGTCTATTTTATAACCTATGTCTAACTGATTCCTTATTTCTATTTTAGGCCTTTTCCTTTCAAGAAAATTCTCCATCACTTCAATAATATCAACAGTCTGCAAAATATCAATAGCCATTCTTTATGTTTTACGTTGCTGCAATTTTGCCAAGCTTTTTTGGTCAACACTTGGCGATTTCCCAACCTGATTTTGTTATGTCTTGCTCTTTTGACCCTAGCCAAAGACAATCGGTCGCTTAAGCCAAATTTAAAAAAACAAGACCAATAAACTTGAAAAATTAGAATTGAGAAACGTCCGTACAATGCGCACTTTGGCTCAAGTCTTACAAGAGGTCTAAATACGTTTTGTCTGTCTTTGATTGTTGATGAAACTGCTCGGATAAACTTGCTTGCAACGGTACGGCTTACTGATGGACGGGAGTTTGGAAACGTAAACAGTCTTACCGTGAATGAATTTACTTTGAAAAATGAACACCAAGTTTACCGTCTTACCCGGCTATTAGTAAACCGCTGTTGGCAGATATTTATTTTAAAAGATCCAAGTCTTTTTGCAGTACTACCTGCTCGTCATGTAAACCGTATTCTTTAAAAAATTTAATAAGATCATCTAATCGTCGTTTATTATCATATTTAAGCAGCCAATTTATTTTTTTCTGGCATTCCGAGCAAAGTCTGCTAGGTGAACTATCTATTTCCTGCAAAGTATTACTTCCATTCATTAAGCATTTAGCCAAAATACAATGTCTGAGGTTTAATATATGTCCAATCTCGTGAGATGTTACTTTGATCATCCTGGAGACAAATTTTCGAAGTTCAGATGAATCTCCATTCCGATTATGGAATCGATACATTGATGTCACAGAAACCTTGTCTTGATAGGAAGCAAGCCCAAAAACATAATTCCACCTCTTGTCTGGATACAAATCTTTTGATGTCACCGCGGTAAGGGCAATTGCGTCATTAGTAATACGAATCTTTAAAATATTATGAAGGATGTAAGGAGCATAAATCTGAGAAATATCATCTCGAGTTTTTCGAATCGCCGAAACAGGAACCAACGAGTCAGAAAAATTGTCTAATACTTTAACTTCCCGTTGAAAAAAAATGCTTAAATACTTACCAGAAATAGCAATGACTTCTTTCTGAACACTGTCAAAGGCTCCTATTGGAACAATATATATAAGGTCCCTACCGACAAATTTTGATTTCGGGTTCAGCGCTTTATAATCGCTCAAATACTGCTCTCTTTCCTTATGACTATATAACCATTCTCCCTTTTGTGGCTCCCCTAAATACTTGTCATTTTTTTGCAATTTAGAAAAGTATAAATAGTCCTCCTGTTTTACTTCGTCAATGCTTGAATTGCATGACAACAAAAGAAAAATCAATATGTAGGATACCAGTCGCATAAATTTCTGCCAACGGTACGGCTTACTGATGGACGGGAGTTTGGAAACGTGAACAGTCTTGCCGTGAGTGAATTTATTTAAGAAACTGAACAACACGTTACCCGTCTACCCGGCTATTCAGTAAACTGATGTTGTGGGCTGTAATTTGTCACCAAGTTCCTCCTGGAGAAAACAAGAAATCAATAGGAGTGTCAAGGTCATAAAGCCATTGATACCCTTCTGCTTCCTTACTGCAAAAAGGTTCAATTAAGAAAATCATCTCTTTATATTTTTCAATTGTCAAGTTACAAACAAAAGTGTCATTGTTGATGATAGCAATACCTCTATCAAAATCAGAAATCTGGAGCCTCAAATTACAATTAACAGCTTGCACAAATTCAAGACCAGATAAGTCTATTTGCTTTTTATTTTCAACAATTTCAGATTGAATTTTTTCTTTCAGCAACTGAGCTTGCGTATTGTCGAAATCATAAATCCGGATGAGTTGATTTGGGTCAGCATGTGGAAATCTTCCGCTATCGCTAATGTCATCAATAAATTCAATTTTCATTTTGTCATAAACATTATTAGAAAAAGGGATCCGATAACCCATTTACATGCGTCTGACTTACTAACTTAAGAGAATGCATAAAGGTTCTACAACGAGTTGTCGCATCTCCTATTTAACTGTGTCAGATTATAGCCCACAACGGTACGGCTTACTGATGGACGGGAGTTTGGAAACGTAAACAGTCTTGCCGAGGTTGAATTTACTTTGAAATATGAACATCACGATTACCGTCTTACCCGGCTATTAGTAAACCGCTGTTAGCTGTGGTTTTCTCTATTTATCAAGTCCATATTTCTGTCCATATTCTCTAACTCGCATTAAGAAATGAGGATTTGAATTTTTATCATTTAAAAATCCTTCGTATTCACGTTTAGCCTTGTCGATTTTTTTGAGTTCTCCATAAATTATTAGTTTTCCCAAAGGTGTCAGCACCATATTTGCATCATCTAACTCTTGAAGCACTTTTTCTGTGCAATTAAGTCGATTAAAGTATGGTAGAATAAAATCTGCCAAGTTTTTTCTCATTTCGGCAATTAGTTGTTGCTCGTCAGTTCGCTCCTGAATGTCATACCATGTATCATGCTGGTTTCTTAGGTTTCCAATTCTTTTCCTTATCAAACATTCTGGTTCAGTTGGATAGTCTGGAAGTCCTTTGTCGCTGTAATTGTAAAATGCAAGCCAATATTCAGGAACAAAAATTCCTGTATTTATGGTAAACCGAATATTGTCTTTATTGCCAAACGAACTCTTTTGGATATTAATGATTTGTCCTAAAGTGTCAAGCTTTAAATAAAAATTATTCGCTCTTTTCTTAAAGCCCAGTGGCTTCAATATTTCGTGAAATCCGTCCTTTACTACTTTATCAAATTTGATTTCTGCTCCTGTCTTCATATTTTTTTGAAGTGTCTTTGAAAATCACAGCTAACGGTACGGCTTACTGATGGACGGGAGTTTGGAAACGTAAACAGTCTTGCCGAGATTGAATTTACTTTGAAAAACGAACAACACGTTTACCGTCTTACCCGGCTATTAGTAAACCGATGTTATGCACAGTTTTTTAGTTTGTCAACCCATCTCTTCAACTCTGCAAGAAGACTGTCTCTTGTTTCAATCTTTAAATCCAAATTTTCTTCAACCCGCAATGGATAGTCATTGTCTGAGAGTTCATTAAACAAATCGTACAGTCCGTAAGCTGCCTCAAAACCTATGCTGTCATAACAATATTTTTCGCTTTCAGAAAAAAAGTCATAACTATTGATTGCCTTTTGCAATATTTCCTTTGTCCCATCAATCACATCTATATTTTTACACAATATCTCGTCAACTAAAGCCATTGCATAATCAATGGCCGCCTGTCTTCGATCGGGAAGAATTATATTTAGTTCCTTAAGCGAAAACTCAAAATAATAGTCAATAACAAAAGAAGATTCGGATTCACCGAGTCCAGCAAGTATCCGAAGCGATGGGCTATCGAATCCTTCTTCAAGCCCGATCATACCGACAGAAGGAAGTTGGCTTTTTGTCAAGTTTCCCGTCACATACTTTGCTATCTGTTGTCTGAAATTCATTATTTGTACGTCGCCCTAAAATTGTGCATAACGGAAAGGCTTTGCGATGGCCGGGATTTGAAAACGTAAACAGTCTTGCCAAGATTGAATTTACTTTGAAAACCAAACATCACGTTTACCGTCTTGCCCGGATATTGCAAAACTATTGTTATGCGCGATCCCTCATTTCATTCGAATATACTCGACTTTAATATTAGAATTTTCTACGCCAACATACAGATTGTCCGAAACCTTAACTAGTCTATTCAAAAGTGTACTGGAATTAGCAACGCTTCTTTTTGAAAACTCTATCATTGTGTCTTGCTGAAATATTTTGACATAGTCGAAAACAAAAAAAACCTTTTGGTTAATTATATACTTTCCGTCAATAACTGTGAAATTCTCCTTCCCTTCTTGACCTCCTGCAGGAGTAAATTTCTTTTGCCATTTTCCACTGAATAAGACATCGGGCATAATTTCTTTTTCGTCGAGAGCAGAATTTACTTTCAAGTCATATATCTCAGAGTCCCGCAATTTAATCAACTCCTCTAATGCGCTCAACTTTTTGTCATACGTACCTTTCAATTCGATATCCAATTTAGCTAAGGCATTTTTTAAGTTCTCATTCTCAGAATTTCTTTCCGAAATATTTAGCACCAATGTACTATTTTCCTTACTTAGTCTTTGATTATCATCTCTTCCTCTAATGAATTCTGCTTTATCCGCGTTGTAGTCATTGTCTAGCTGAAAAAATTGTTGGCTGAGTTTATCATACCTCACTTTTTCAACAACCTTGGATCTGTCAACACGTTTAAGAATAAATGGTTGAACTCTTAGCTTAAAAAAATAAGTGATTGCATATGTGATATAAGTAAAAACATAAAAAAAGAATACAGAAACCAATGCAATGAAAACAGGACAAAACAATAATCCATATAACCTCTTTTCCGAAAGGATTTTGTTAATAGCCAGAATTTTGTCCTGAAGAACAGTGCCGCTGTCAAAGTTTAAAACAGTATAGATTAAGTCCCAATTATGGATTGCCCAAACTAATAGAAAAGTCCCTCCGAAAACTCCAGAAATTCTCCTTTTCAAAGTTTGCCCAATATCTCTAATTTCTTCCATGGTCGTTGTGTTTTTTGCGCATAACGGTACGGCTTACTGATGGACGGGAGTTTGAAAACGTAAACAGTCTTGCCGCGAGTGAATTTACTTTGAAAAATGAACAACACGTTTATCGTCTTACCCGGCTATTAGTAAACCGCTGTTGTGTGTGAGTGCCAAAATCAGTAGAGTAGCTCTAAAATATCGTCGTTATAATTAAAGTTTGTTATTGTCCACTCGCGGTTACTCCTATATAATATGAAATCAAACTTTAAATAATACTTGTCAAACTTAAGAATGTAAAAGCGCTTGCAGATGAAGTCTTTAATCGTCCTTTCAATAATAAAATCGTATGAAACAATACTTCCGTAAGCTGGAGCGAGATTGTCCATTTGATAATTCATTGTACTCTTTAAAGTGTCTATAGCGTTTGGGTGCATAATAGAATTTTTCTTTAAAATTTCCAATGCGCTGTCAACATTTTCATTTGCAAACAGTTTCATTATTGTGTCACAAACCTTTTGAATTCGAACTTTATCATTGTCATTGTAATCTTTTGTACTCTGTCCGAAAGAAACTAGAGTAATACATAGAGAAAGTACTGTCAGCATTTTTTTCATACTTCTTGCTCAATTTTGGTGTTCGCTGGCATTACACACAACGGTACGGCTTACTGATGGACGGGAGTTTGGAAACGTAAACAGTCTTACCGTGAGTGAATTTACTTTGAAAAATGAACAACAAGTTTACCGTCTTACCCGGCTATTAGTAAACCGCTGTTACCGGCTGCCGCTCTTGCCGTCCGAAAGAGTGTCATGCAATTTTTGTTTCTAATAATTTCTCAATTTTGTTGCAGGCTTCCTTATTATTCGTATAAATGTCAGTTACGTCAAACTCATTTATTCTCACTATTGGTTGAAGTCCGTGCAACAGTGGAAGTAGGTCCCGAAAACAATCAAGGTAAGCTCTCTGTGCTGTTCGTCCACCTTCAAAGTTAAAGTCGGTCGTAGTTTTTGCTTTTCGGTATTTGTCCGCCTTTTCCTTGTGAGTTTTGCAAAGTTGTTTCCATTTTTCAATGCTGAAATTTACTTTTAAGTCAGTCGGATAGAACTCAAAAGTTTTAAGTCGGGCTGAACTGAAATGCTGGTGCTCGTCAAACTCAAGTATAAAGTTATGTTGTCCTCCGAAGTAAGCATCACAGTCAAGTGTCAATATCCGTTTGGCTTGACTGGCTTCCTTGTCCCCATTTAGAGAAGTGAATATTTTGTCAATGGTCGTGAAGTATTTACCGAAATGCTCTTTAGTGTGTTTATTTACAAACCAGTCAAAGGATATGTTAGTCTGTGCTCGTTCACTAAGAACTGTTGCTATTATGCCCGTGATAAGTTTTTGCCTGTCGCCTACTGCCATATTTTTATCTAGAGTTGGAAGTCTTAGAATAATTTTTCAAAACGCCAAACCAAAAAAACAATATGGCTATTATCACAATTACAAGCACATTTCCATAGTCAGGCCCTGGTAATTCAATGTAATCGCCTACATCTTCATATCCTTCTCTTGTTCTAATCGTTTGAGTATTTCCAATATGAGTTGTTGAAGTCGCCTCTAAAATTGCGAGAATAAAGAGTCCGCCACTTATTACACCAGATAAAATACGATTGAGTATGGGTTCCAATTTGCCTGCTGATTGCCAGTAGTTCCAAACCCAACTCAATAGAAGCCAAATAATAAGTGGTATAAGAATAAGGTAGCTGGTGCGAATAAGCAAACAATTTTCCAAAGAGTGGTCAATTGGACCCCAGACAAGTAGGATTACAAAAATTGTCCCTGTGAGGTAATTTCTAAAAGTCATTTAGTGTCGTCTTACGGTTGCCGGTAACGGCAAGGCTTACTGAT
The sequence above is drawn from the Parasegetibacter sp. NRK P23 genome and encodes:
- a CDS encoding DUF3024 domain-containing protein, giving the protein MAIDILQTVDIIEVMENFLERKRPKIEIRNQLDIGYKIDGQSIILFEIRPRWDKPEIICEYPFAKTTYVKKNNNWKVYWMRADLKWHSYPIQPTVRNLKEFIRLVEEDKHHCFFG
- a CDS encoding archaemetzincin, whose protein sequence is MRLVSYILIFLLLSCNSSIDEVKQEDYLYFSKLQKNDKYLGEPQKGEWLYSHKEREQYLSDYKALNPKSKFVGRDLIYIVPIGAFDSVQKEVIAISGKYLSIFFQREVKVLDNFSDSLVPVSAIRKTRDDISQIYAPYILHNILKIRITNDAIALTAVTSKDLYPDKRWNYVFGLASYQDKVSVTSMYRFHNRNGDSSELRKFVSRMIKVTSHEIGHILNLRHCILAKCLMNGSNTLQEIDSSPSRLCSECQKKINWLLKYDNKRRLDDLIKFFKEYGLHDEQVVLQKDLDLLK
- a CDS encoding DUF4304 domain-containing protein, which codes for MKTGAEIKFDKVVKDGFHEILKPLGFKKRANNFYLKLDTLGQIINIQKSSFGNKDNIRFTINTGIFVPEYWLAFYNYSDKGLPDYPTEPECLIRKRIGNLRNQHDTWYDIQERTDEQQLIAEMRKNLADFILPYFNRLNCTEKVLQELDDANMVLTPLGKLIIYGELKKIDKAKREYEGFLNDKNSNPHFLMRVREYGQKYGLDK
- a CDS encoding phospholipase D-like domain-containing protein, with translation MAKFLETQAISSELMKLIKDAKDKIILVSPYLKVNSQIQERLKTKSKIWTLSEIVIIYGKSELKKTELEWIKEIEDLKVIEKNNLHAKCYLNEEKAIICSMNLYDYSQQHNIEMGILISRKEDPEAYQTLIEEINNIKVNGVRKKFDSLNIVEDPSKIARLSSLETNTSFVKGLESKQIELTPYQKLKFQLLKEWRLYQSREEKASAFLVLTDEEIKTIVSNEKLDSNQLYNILPKKKAIKYGDEIFKQLKYAEEYTIGKVVNIWYQDNTNSYDRVKLKNLTSGEEKWYDTTYELPHKDKIIAVKINKSWFNKYLYLDA